ccgaagttggcccatgcctggtgtatatcTGGTGAGTCTTGGACATTTTCTTAGGCAGAGTAAAGTCTATTCCGTTGGTTCGGATCCGGCAACTTCTCCAACTTCTGTCCTTCTGGAAAGTTTTTTGGGGGAGGCAGGAGGGCGAAAAGAGAAGAAACCAGGTAACATCAGAAGAACCAAACCTCCCCCGGTGACGAAAGCACCTCCCGCCAGGAAAGACGCGTTGTAGCTGCCGGTCCAGTCACGGATCCAGCCTGGAATAGAAAAAGAGAGACGGCATCCATCACTTGACCTTTGTTTACAAAGCCTCTGATAGCAAATAAAGCCTTTTTTAAGGTCCTATACGATGTAACATGAATTTTGTTCCTgcgttatcaatgtcatttcctaattggttctatctcaAAAAACCATGGGAAAAGTAAagttgccaaaactttgtttttgcggaagggacatcctgcaacaattatatatatataattgcgtagtatggtggtatgggaaataaagtattgaggaattggtggtagttaaggtaaagggtcaaggttttcccctgacattaagtccattataaatgggttatatagctgtgtggaagggccttaagtctacactgccatataatccagttaaaatcagataatctgtattttataggcagtgtagaagacgcctaagtgaggtctaactctgcctgtcccctgggctgagtaggttgctaggagaccaagtgggcagagcttagccttctaactggcagcaattggataaaaacaattattcctctccctctaattaggactttatttttcttttctttttgttgtatgaatgtagaggcatggatgaggggttgtgttgccaagtttagtgtttctgggatgtgtagttttgttgttttgtcctaggccgaaatttcattacccttttatatatatagataaatgtaatgtgcataattaggaccgagttaacaacaaaaccactgggtcaAATCACGCCAAgtttggccacaatactcctcactttccaaggagtgaccttgcaacttcaaagcctggctgcttcatacctacgggaatcctttctaggccaccttgaaggTCACGAAGAAAACCTCacttaggactacgccacagcaacgcgtggctggaaacagctaataataataataataataataataataataataatacatcacaccatcctaaacacttgagaagtgttcagcttgtgattttgtaatatgaaacccagcatatatatctcgtttgctgtgtcattttctgtctttgtatcaataataataataataataataataataataataataataataattggaaacaatagacattgacaaaattacgatctgccaaactgcaaaaggccaccctgctgggatctgtgcgcatcatccggaattacatcacacagtcctagacacttgggaagtgttcgacttgtgattttgtgatacgaaatccagcatatctatcttgtttgctgtgtcagattatgtcgttgtgtcaataataataataataatatatttatattctactctatctcctcgaggggactcatggcggattGCAGAACACACATAGGGCAAGCATTcgatgccgttatacaattaacaaggacagacagtacacagacagaggtaaaggcttttcccatctttttccattatcttggaggctgtgctcaactccggccacaggggggtgctgtttCTCCATCTTCTATTCCGAGGAgctttgttgtccttagacatGCTCCCGATCGATTTCCTTAAGGgtgccttttattacctccctgctaaaagcaaTACCTATTTACCTACTTGCATTTCTGCGTTCGATCTGCtaagtgggcagggagctggggctcaTGGCGGGTggtcaccctgacccaggcttgaattgctgaccttttgatTGGTATGATTTTCTCCACAGCACTTTAGCTGTAattcattttgctatagtttgttTTTCAATTCATAgattttcaaccaattcaacatagtttatggcacaaaaacaaagtttctggaggataacagctactttcaaagtacttaccgcacaattaaacagcaaataacactttcaaaccaggaataaatTTTGTGACATTGTGTTATCTGTCTAGCtggactaggcatgggcaaactttggccctccttacCTATGGGCTTATgaaaccatccagatggtctttgagggtccctttccttatctatgatcttctgatggcccgatgagatcatctagatggcctttgggggcccctttccttaccaatagtcttatgagaccatctagatggcctttgggggcccctttccttatctgtggtcttatgaaaccatctagatggtctttgagggtccctttccttatctatggtcttctgatggcccgatgagatcatctagatggcctttgggggcccctttccttaccaatagtcttatgagaccatctagatggcctttgggggcccctttccttacctgtggtcttatgaaaccatctagatggtctttgagggtccctttccttatctatggtcttctgatggccttatgagatcatctagatggcttttgagggttccttccttacctatggtcttatgaagccatctagatggtctttgagggtccctttccttatctatggtcttctgatggcccgatgagatcatctagatggcctttggggccccctttccttacctatggtcttatgaaaccatcgagatggtctttgagggtccctttccttatttatggtcttctgatggcctgatgagatcatctagatggcctttgatggcctttccttacctatggtcttatgagactatctagatcaggcatctagattagggttgacctaagtttgaaacgacttgaaggcacacaacaacaacaatcttaattttggactatttcatcctagtccgcccccccccccccgccccccaacagtctgagggactgtgaatcggccctccactcaaaaagtttgaggacccctggtgtagatgcagttGGAGAGAGATCTAGATGGAGCTCCAATCCAGTCAACTGGTTGAAGGATAATTCTGGGATATCTCATCCCAATTTGGAAGATCCCTTCCTCCATTGCCCTCAATGGTGCTGTCTAGgggtgatgggagttatagttctccgtTCTCCACCCCCTGAATTGGAAACCACGCCGTCTCACGTCCGCACCTGAGAGCGGGGGTCCGACCAGAGCCTCGAGGCTCTCCAGCATGTGGATCAGCCCGATGGCACCCATGAGCTGCTCCGTGCCCACGATTTCCACCAGGCTGGAGAACTTGAGTGGGATGACGGCACTGGCCAGGAAGCCGTAGGCCACGCTGATGGCCATCATGGCCACGTAGCTGCGCCCCAAGGGCACCGCCAGCAAGGAGAGGCCCGTGAGCACCGTCCAGATGGCCAGGCTGTGGACCAGGCGGAGGGAGGTCCACCCGGCCAGGCCCCCGGCCAGCACCCGGCCCACGATGTCCGAGACGCCCACCGCGGAGACCAGGAAGGCGGCTTGGTATTCGTCGAGGCCCATCTCCCTGGCGTGGGGCACCAGGTGGGCGAAGGGGATGAAGTAGCCGCAGGTGATCAGCATCCCTGCGCCGCTAAAGATGAGGAAGTCGCGGTGGAGGAGCAGGTCCAGCCCAAAGAGCAGCACCAGCCTCCGCCCTCGGCCTGGCACCTCCGAGGACCCCCCGTCTAGAAGAGAAAGAAGATTAAACATCATTCAAAAATATTAGAGTTTCCTGAGCATAGAGATATTGACCCAGGGGCACtttctgtcatgatctccaaacTTTGACATCCCTGgttggctgacaaagaacagatgccagccataaaacgggccagccataaaacctcaattaccctctggtatgtgagagcccctatgtAAAttggctaaagagaaggttctggtattctgtacaataaaacctgttggaatctaccagcgtgtgtcttggtgctttcttctgtggaagacttacccacagcacaactgggagaagggaACCTAACACTTTCACAGTTCATAGACTCATAGGATCCTAGAGCTCGAtgagaccccaaaggtcatccatctCAACCcctgttgggaatctatgagctGAAAGGCTCAGAAATAACCCTCTTTCaggggtgattcctcaaaaatatagcagagtggcagaaTCACGATTCATGAGCAGCAAAAGCTTACGTGTGGTGAGGATGGAGAAGCCTTTGTTTcctaggatggcaaaggattgcaaaaatctccttgaaagttcaaaaagtatttattgaggtaaaaagaaatcagggtttgttgcatgtctttcaggctgtgtggccatgttccagaagtattttctcctgatgtttcgcccacatctatgacaggcatcctcagactcaaaaaaaactcaaaaatcagaacagtagatgggaaacaacactctgagggcagaggagccccaaggacagctaatgactctgaacaaaggatgccccccaggcaagagacaaacctttccaacgctaattagggtgattaattgcaacattaacgctggcttccaactgacaaaggactcttgtcacaccctggactctccacagatatatatttaccttccttgcctagtttatccatgcctcacaacctctgaggatgcctgccatagatgtgggcgaaacgtcaggagaaaatacttctggaacatggccacacagcccgaaagacatgcaacaaccctgtgatcgcagccgtgaaagcctttgacaacacattaaaaagaaatccattgtagatagaaaaggttttggagctaactagctgtctaAGCTAGGTCTAAGAaaggtaagcaggtaaaaatagcaaaaatatctagatagctacattttgcctaggaGAGTAGCAAAATGTGTCCTTAGTTAGAAGACAAAGAAGAGAAGATATGGCTACGGCTGCACAGTCCGAGCCTTCTTGGGGCAATTCACATTCCAATCTAgatagaggaagttacctcatttctgaagagatcacatggctaaaacaacaaggtgagagggtggatgtaaacaggatagaaaaAGAGGGAAATCAGCAAAGCCTATCTGGGCATGCATGGGATTATAAAGAGGTTTTCCTCAGGGTGGGCTCCAAAGTCTAGGGATTTGGAGAAGGTCCCCAAATGATGGCCCCAGAAGGCCAACCCTGGAGACCATCCTCAGAAGATGGGCTCCAAAGTCTAGAGGTTTGGAGAAGGTCCCCAAATGATGGCCCCAGAAGGCCAAGGCTCTGGAGAACATCCCTATATGATGGTCCCCAAACCGCAGAAGGCCAACCCTGGAGACCATCCTCAGAAGATGGGTTCCAAAGTCTAGGGGTTTGGAGAAGGTCCCCAAATGACAGCCCCAGAAGACCAAGGCTCTGGAGAACATCCCAAGATGACGTCCCCAAAAAACCAGGGCCCTGGAGAAGGTCCCTGAACCGCAGAAGGCCAACCCTGGAGACCATCCTCAGAGGATGGGCTCCAAAGTCTAGGGATTTGGAGAAAGTCCTCAAATGATGGTCCCAGAAAGCCAAGGCTTCGGAGAACGACCCCACATGACGGCCCCAAAAAGCCAGGGCCTCTGAGAAGGTCCCCGAATGATGGCTGCAGAAGGCCAACCCTGGAGACCATCCTCAGAAGATGggtgtcatgggaccaattcccagggctgaatttgcaagccctggaattggagccataacatcaacactcctgaatgt
This sequence is a window from Anolis carolinensis isolate JA03-04 chromosome 6, rAnoCar3.1.pri, whole genome shotgun sequence. Protein-coding genes within it:
- the LOC134300006 gene encoding monocarboxylate transporter 13-like; protein product: MSPRVFSKPPDGGWGWMVVLAAFCQSALVFGVVRSFGVFFVEFVAHFQESSSSTSWITSVCIATLMCGSPLATGLGKRFGERPVAMLGGFLSGFGLLLASIATSLAQLYLFIGLLTGVGGALIFAPSLSLVARYFDRRRAVANAVAFSGAGIAALGFSPLFQLLVDSYGWRGGLQIVSGMVFNLVVCGALLRPLRLATEETKASPEVPGRGRRLVLLFGLDLLLHRDFLIFSGAGMLITCGYFIPFAHLVPHAREMGLDEYQAAFLVSAVGVSDIVGRVLAGGLAGWTSLRLVHSLAIWTVLTGLSLLAVPLGRSYVAMMAISVAYGFLASAVIPLKFSSLVEIVGTEQLMGAIGLIHMLESLEALVGPPLSGWIRDWTGSYNASFLAGGAFVTGGGLVLLMLPGFFSFRPPASPKKLSRRTEVGEVAGSEPTE